The Syntrophales bacterium genome includes the window GGATGAAAAAGTTGTAAGTCGTAAGTTGTAAGTCATTTAGGACGTAAGACTTATGACTAAGGAGGGGGGGTGTCCATACATCATAAACATCAGTTTTACGTCGTAATGTCATATGTCCTCGAATTTTTGACTTACGACTTATGACTGATGACTTAACGGAGAAAGGAGGATGCTAAAATGGGAAAGGCGATAAAGTCAAGATTGTCTTTACAGGTATTTGTTTTTGTATTGCTGCTATTTCCGGTAATGTGGTGCAACCCTGTACCTGCCACCGCTGAGGGAGGGGCGGCTGGAGGAGAGAAGTACAGTTTTGATGTACATGGATATGTCCGCACCTGGGCGTCGTTTAACCTCCATGACATACCGGACATAGACACAATAACCCAGCAAAAGGACACTTATAATGATCGCTACAAATGCTCCATGCTGCGTGGTTCGCTTAAGTTAGACCTCGATGCGAAGACGGGACCCTTTACGTGGAAGGTAATCGGTCGTGGCGACCAGGAGGTGAGGACCGATTATCTGACCCGTCTCCAGGAGATTACCCAGTCGGGGAGGAACAACTTCGGCTCTAATAACATGCAGGATTCTCCGGGGACGGAGATCATGGACCAGTACAACCAGGGCGAGTTTCGTGAGTACTACGTGGAATTCGATCCCATCCAGCGCGTCAGGCTCCGTCTCGGCAGGCAACAGGTGGTATGGGGCGAAACCGATTTCTTCCGCGCCATGGATGTCATCCACGGTTTTGATTACCAGTGGCGCCTCTTCATGGAACCGGAGAATGAAGAATTGAGAAAGCCGCTGATCCTGGCCAATGCCATGATCCAAGTGCCGGAGCTCGGAGGTTCCCTCCAGGCGATCTTCCGTCCCGGTTGGGACCGTCCTAAGTGGATCGGCAACTCGTACCCGATTGAAGGAGGGCGCTGGAACCCGCGGCCGTACGAGGGTTTCGATGTCCTGGGGCCGGTCAAGTATGATTATGACTATCCGGACGGTGATACGGACGACGCCACATGGGGTGTCCGCTGGTCCGGCATTGCAGGGCCGGTAAATTACTCGTTTGCCTACCTGAGGACGCTTAATAACGATCCCGTGTGGAATTCCGGTATCAATAACTTTTCCTTTGAGAACCAGGAGACAAAGGGCCTGGTCGGTGACCTTGTCTACCCGAGGATAGACCTGGCTGGTCTTACGGTCAGCGGCTATGTCCCGTGGATAGATACCGTCCTGTCCACCGAGGTCGTCTATACCTTTGACGAGCCCTTTAATAAGGGCTCCGGCGGTGATATTGATAAGATAACAGGCTCCAATGTCGGCCCGCCCCTGTTAGGAAAGGCGGTGGCCAATGCCCTCGGCCCCCAAACTCCAAATCTTGCAGCTATACTGGCTGCTCCTGGCGACCCGGACCGGACGATGTTTTATGGGGACGGGGATGCGATCCTGGGTGTAGTAAACCGTGTCCTCAGACCCCAGGGTTTAACCAACGCCCCACTGGGGAATTTTGTCCTCCCGGTTCTCGATGGGATCTATGATGGTAATACAATGGGGCTGGTGGGGGCGCTGCCGGCGTCAACGGGACTGCAGATTCTCGGGCCAGTGTTATCGCCGGCTCTACAGACGGCACTGCCGGGGCTTCTTGCTCTAGTTCCTCCCGCGGCCCTTCAGGGTAATGTGGGCGGACTGTTAGCGGCGCTGGAGGGAGTGATGCCTGGGGCGTCAACTATGCTTCTCACAGACCCAGGGGTACAAGCTCTACTGGCACAGATAGGGGGGTTGCTCCAAGCTAATCCCACTCGTATTGTAGACATTGGCCGTCAGAATTTCTATAATGCAGTCTATAACTTCCATTACTTAGCGGGGGGGGACCCGCTCCTCGTGTGCTGGGTACCCGGACTGCATGGCGTCCAAAAGAAGGATTCGTTGATGGTCATGTTGAGAGCGGACAAGAATCTTGCCTTTACCCAGCGGCTGCTTGGGACAGGCAAGCCGGCCTTCTTCACTGTCCAGGCATTCAACCACGTGATCCTGGACTATCACAGGGAAGAGGACATCGTTCGTTTCATCACCTACGGTGAGCATCGGAAGGAGATCGAGACCATGCTGACCGGTGTTCTCGTGCTCCACTACCGGAATGAGGCTATCGTTCCCACGCTGGCCGCCGGTTGGGATGTAAGCTACGGGGGAGCCTTCTTCTTCCCCAGCGTGGAGTTTATCTTCGGTGACCATTGGCGTCTGCGTTTGGAGGCCGACTTCTTCTTCCCCTCCGGCGCAAAGGATCCGGCAACGATAAACGATTCCTGGCTGGACTTAAGGCTTCTGGGTGCGTCTTCAAACCAGCCGGGCGGTAAATTTGCGCTTGGGAACGCGGGGGTAAATGAGAACAGCACCTCTTTCCTCGGTTACTTTAACAACCAGGATCAGTTCTTAATCCGCTTGACCTATCAGTTTTAAAACACAGTCGTAAGTCGTACGTCATATGTCATAAGTCAAAAGACATAAGACATAAGACGTAAGACATAAAAGAAAGGAGGGGTTAGGATGAAGTTAAGAAAACCGATGTTTGTAGTAAGGAAATTAAGTATTTTCTGTCTCGTGGGTATAGTGGTTGGTGTGATGGCCTATGCGGCCTCGGCTGCCGAGCTTCCAGCGGGCACAATAATTAACAAAGCCAACCTGGACAAGGTCATGAACGATACCTTCGAGGGGAAAACGATTCGGAGCATGCTGATCGCGTCCCAGGAGTACCAGATCAGGAACTGGGCGCTCCAGATGAAGCTGCGGCACTCCAAGCTACCCAAGATGGGAAAAGCATTCCTCGAGGCCACGGAGAAATATGCAAAAGACGTTAAATTCGATCCTAAAGCCCGGGAGGTTACCGGCTGGAAAGCCGGCCTACCGTTCCCCGAAGCTTCCCCTGTTACTTCCTCACCTGCTGCGGTAGCTGAGTTTATAAAAGACCCGTACGCGGGCGACAAGGTAATCTGGAATTACTATTACGGTCACCAGGGGGGGAGGACCCAGCACTGTCCCCACTCCTGGCTCCTTGTCAGCGCCGACACGGGTCTTGAGCGTCGCCAGGACTGGTTCTGGCTTCGCTATTACACGAAGGGACGCATGGACGGACCGGGGAAGCCGCCGGTGGTTGATGATGCACTCATCTCGAGGACCCTCTTCTTTGTCACGGCCCCTTATGACATGAGGGGGATAGGGATATTCGCGCTCCGCTATGATAGTCCGAAACTCGAAGACAACTGGGTCTATGTCAAGTCGGTGCGGCGGACCCGCAGGCTCTCTGGCGGCGCCTGGGTGGACCCGGTGGACGGTCTGGACATGCTCAATGACGAGATCTGGATCATCAATGCCCGTCCGTCGTGGTACAAGAGCTTCAAGCTCTTAGACAAGCGCTGGGTCCTTGTCATCGCTAACGACTTTGTGGACTGGCAAGAGGGGGCAAAGACGGTGGAGGAGGAATTTCCGTCCGTTGACCTGAAGAACTGGCCCCATTGGAACCCCGCTTTAGTGCCGGGAAACGAGTGGGAGCCCCGGGAGGTCTGGGTGGTCGAGGGCATCCCGCCAGCCTACCATCCGCACAGCAGGAGGGTCTTATATGCGGACGTTCATGCCCCGCCGACAATTTACATTGGGGAGGGCTATGACAAGGAAGGCAAGCTCTGGAAGTACGTTCAGTACACGATCGGAAGCAACAACGCGGAGACGGCCAGAGAAAATCGGAAGACACAAAGAGGCAAGACCGTCCGTATGATTCCACCCAGTCCGACGGAAGAGACATGCAACGGGATTACCCCTGAGGGCTTCTACATTGACTTCAAACGGCGTCACGCCTCGCATCACTATGACCGGATATGGGACGCCAACCCGGGATTCGGCCCGAATGACGTGACCCTCGGCCACTTGGAAGCGGCGGGTAAATAAACCAAGTCGTACGTCTCTAAAACACAGTCGTAAGAACACAGTCGTAAGTCGTAAGTCGTATGTCATAAGTCAAAAGGCATACGACACAAGACCGATGACTGGCGACTCCGAAAAAGGGAGGGGGAAATTAAATCCCCCCCCTTTTTTTCATGATAAGTTTCGCTTGCCATACGGGTATTTTTCTGGTAGAAGGGTTATCGGGAGGAAGTGATGGGCAGATGGAAGGTAGTTATCTTGGTGGTAATTTTCCTCGCCGGGTGGGTTACCCCTGCCCTGGCAGTGGAGGGGAGTCTGACGATCAGTGATCGAGAGATCATTGAGAGGCTTACCCGTCTGGAGGAGGGGCAGAAATCCCTGGAGAAGCGGATTGATGGCCTTCAGTATAGTCTTCAATCTCAGATTAGTGACCTTCACAACCTCGTCGTAGGGGGTTTTGGGATTGTCTTTGTCGGTATCTTTGGTCTCTTCGGTTTTGTCATCTGGGATAGAAGAACCGCCATCACACCGGTAGTGAGGAAGACCAGAGAACTTGAGGAACGTGAAGAGCTTACGGTCAGAGTACTCAAGACTTATGCCGAGAAGGAGCCCAGGTTAGCAGAGATAATGAGATCCCTCGGATTGTTGTAAATGGGGTTAATCCGTGGAGGGGGGATGGACCCCCCTCCTTTTCGCAATGACTATGGTTCGAGTATCTTACTGTCCTCAAGTTCTGTCCGGTCTATCTTCCAGAGACCATCTTCCAGGACCAGGTGCTCTACATTATACTCTACGACCCCATTTTTATTAATTATGTCCTTTGAGGTCATAACGTTCTTTACCTGGGCCTCTTGCCCGGAAACTGATCCGGGAGAAACAGAAATTTCAGTAATCTCTACCTTACCACCTTCATAGAGGGCCTTCATCTCCTTAGCCCACTCCTTCTGGCTTTTACCTGCCAGCATTCCCCGGGATACACATTGGGAAGCCCCTGAAAAGTCCCTATTTTGCAAGGCATGGTAATATTTCAGGACTACCTCCTCAGGAGCAGGAGCCAATCCACCACCCCATGCCGCATGCAGGGGAAAAATAAGCAAAGAGAATACCACTGCCGAAACAATGCCCCACCTCTGACCGATGAATCTTTTCATAATGCCTCCTCCTTCCTGAAAAGTGTGTCCCCTCCCTCTAACTCCCTCCCACAAGGGGAGGGAGGATGATAAAATCATTTGTTTACGACATACGACATACGACTTACGACATACGACTTACGACTTACGACTTACGACTTATGACTTACGACTTACGTTACCCATCATCTAACCTGAACAGTCTCCGCAAGGCTGCAATATAGGGGAGGGCCCCACCATTCTGACTCTCCTCTTTAATGGCCACGATAGGGTCATGGAGGATCTTGTTTAATATGGAAGAGGTTAGGATTTCTACATTTTTCCTCTGCTCTGCGGAGAGATTCTGCATCCAGGAAAGGGATCTGCCCAATTCTCCTTTCATGATGCCTTCCACTTTTTCCCGGAGGGAAACGATGGTGGGGACAGCTTCCAGGGCGCTGAACCATTCTTTATACTTCAGCACTTCTTCATCTATAATCGCTTCCGCCTTCTCGGCCTCTCCCCTGCGGCTCTTCAGATTCTCATCCACAATCTCCTGGAGATGATCAATGTTGTAAAGGTACACATTATCAATCGTACCTGCCGCAGGATCAATATCCCTGGGCACGGCGATATCCATCAGGAAAAGCAGGCGATTCTTGCGCCTCCGCAGGGCAGCGGCAACCATCTCTGCATTGATCACGTAACCAGGGGCGCCCGTGGAACTGATCACAATATCGGCATTTAGCAGGCTCTCCCCCAACCGAGCAAATTCTACGGCGCTACCTTGAAAATCTCTCGCCATCTCCAGCGCCCTGGTATATGTTCGATTGGCAATCAGGATTCTGTCCACACCATATTTGATCAAATGCCGTGCGGCAAGCTCCGACATCTCCCCGGCGCCGATGAGGAGAATGGTTTTCCCCTTCAGGGCGCCGAAGATCTTCTTCGCCAGCTCCACCGCTGTAAAACTGACGGAAACGGCGTTGCCGGCAATTTCTGTCTCGGTCCTGACCCTCTTGGCCACCCGAAATGCATGATGGACAACTCTGTTCAGTATCACTCCCGTGGTTCTGTGCTCGACAGCACGGCGGTATGCCTCCTTGACCTGGCCCAGGATCTGTGGTTCGCCCATCACCAGCGAATCAATACTGGATGCTACCCGGAAGAGATGGCGGACCGCTTGTTGATCGAAATGTACATAAAGGCATCTCTCTATCTCCTCCCAAGGCAGATTACCATGATGAAAGATAAATTCTTTAAGTCTTTCCACGGTATCTTTAGCATCCACGGCGCTGGCCAGCGCCTCAACACGGTTACAGGTGGCAAGATACAGCGCTTCCTTGATCTGCGGAATCTTCATCATCTCCTCGAGGGGATGAACATTATTTCCGCCCAACAGGGAAAGTTTCTCCCTGAGTTCAAGGGGGGCCGTTTTATGATTCATGCCGATGAGAACGATATTCATACCATCAAATGAAGCTGTGGACAGTGGTAAAAAACAGGCTTACAATAACAAAGGAAGCAAGGAGAAAACTAAGGGCCAGGATGGATAAAAGGGCTACCTTCTGCCCCTTCCACCCCAGGGCAAGTCTCTGATGTAGCAAAATGGCATAAAAGATCCAGGCTAAAAGCGTCCATATCTGCTTCGGATCCCACTGCCAGTGACTCCCCCAGACTGTTCGTGCCCAGATTGACCCCACTAAGATACCTGAGGTCAGCAACGGGAATCCCCAGAGAAGACAGAGATGATTAATCTTATCCAGGTCTTTCAGGGAAGGGAGAAGCCTGCTGAAACTTTTTACCTTTTTATTTTTTATGAAACTCTCCTGAATCAGATACATCGCGCCGGCACAAGAAGCAAGGACAAAAAGGGCCTCGCCTGTCACGGAGAGGATCACGTGAACCGGCACCAACCCACCCTGGAGCGCGGCCGGCAGTGAAACATCTCCTCCCAGGCGTATCGAGGCCACGATCACAAGCAGAAAAACCACGGGAGATACAAAGGCGCCAAAGACCCTCGTCTTTGTTTTCAATTGGAGGGCCAGATAGGTAGCGGTCATGACCCAGGCAAAGAAAGAGAGGGTTTCATGAAAACCGATCACCGGACTGTGTCCCGTCTTAAGGGAGCGAAACACGAGAGAAACAGTGTGGATCGTAAAGGCCGTAAAGAGAAACCATGTGGATACCCTGGCCACCAGCACCCTCCTGACCAGGAGGGAGGTGATGTACCCAACGGTGGAGAGAAGATAGGTGATAAGGGCAACCTTATAGAATAAAACATCAGTCATAAGTCATAAGTCATAAGTCATAAGTCATAAGTCATAAAACATCAGTCATCAGTCATAAGTCATAAGTCATCAGTCATAAGTCATAAGTCATAAGTCGATATCAACGCCTACAATATCATGAATAACCTTCTCGACACAATCCCAGTTTTTTTCTTTGATATGCTGGAGGATGTCCGAGTTGACTATGGCGGTAAACAATCTTCTCTTCTCCTCAGAGGGACGGCCCCCAACAACAATCTTTTCCCTGAGCTTCCCCAGGATCGTAAGAAGTGTGGCATATTCCGGCCCATAATGCCCCTCCAGTTCTTCTCTCAGTTTCCTGGCCAGGGCAGGACTCTTCCCCCCCGTTGATATGGCAAGCAAAAGGTCACCCCGTTGAAAGAGAGAGGGGAGAATAAAATCGCATCGCGCGGGATCATCCACAATGTTGACCAGAATCTTCCTTTCTCTCGCTTCTCCGCAGATCCTTTCGTTGACTTCATCCCTGTCTGTGGCCCCAATTACCAGGAAAGCGTCATGGATATATGCCTCATCGTAATCGGCATCAATATGCTCGATCCTGCCCTCCCCCGTCATCGCCTTTAGAAATGGGGTCAATATCTTTCCGACGACGACCACGCGAGCGCCGCATTCCACGAGCCGTTTAACTTTTCTCTCGGCAACCTCCCCCCCACCCACAACGATGCACTTTTTATCTGTCACCTGAAGACATATAGGATAGTACTTCATGTATTTTTTCCCTTCAGAGAAGATTGGAAGTTTCTGAAGAAATACCACGAAGACGACGAAAATTCAAGTTACTTGAAATATTATCAAAAAGAGGATATAAAAACTTTAGTCGTAAGTCGTAAGTCGAAAATTCGAGGACATAATGACATACGACGTATGACATACGACGTATGTGTTAGGGGTAGATGAACATTGACGATACCGAGGATCTACTTTCCCGAAAATGTGGAAAAAGGAGACAGGTGTAAATTAACGGAAGAAAACCTGCGTTATGTGAAATCCGTGCTCCGGATGAGAAACGGAGACCGTTTACTCCTCTTTGACGGAACCGGATTTGAGTGTGAGGCGCTCATTCGGCATTTTACCCCCCGTGATGTGACCGTAGAGATCGTAAAAAAAGAAAGGCTTCCGGACAAAGCTATCCGTATTGCCCTGTTCCAAGCCCTGCCCAAAGCAAACAAGATGGATTTCATCATCCGGAAGGCCACCGAACTCGGCGTGGACACAATCATCCCCTTCCATTCGGCAAGAGCGATACCGAGACTGTCGCCGGAGATGACCATTCTCAAGACGTCAAGATGGCAGAAGATCGCCCATGAGGCGGCCAGGCAGTGTGGCGCCTCCAGTGTACCGAAGATCAGAAAAATCCTTTCCTTTGCCGAGGTACTGAGATATCCGCAGGGGGAAGCGCTCAGGATCATCCTCTGGGAAGGAGAATCTGAAACGGGCCTCAAGCAGGTCTTACAGAACAAAGGGCACGAGGGGATAAAAGACTTCTTCATCATCATCGGCCCGGAGGGGGGGTTCTTGCAGGAAGAGGTGGACAGGGCCATAGCTTATGGGTTCATTCCCGTCGGCCTGGGCAGACAGATATTG containing:
- a CDS encoding DUF1329 domain-containing protein, which codes for MKLRKPMFVVRKLSIFCLVGIVVGVMAYAASAAELPAGTIINKANLDKVMNDTFEGKTIRSMLIASQEYQIRNWALQMKLRHSKLPKMGKAFLEATEKYAKDVKFDPKAREVTGWKAGLPFPEASPVTSSPAAVAEFIKDPYAGDKVIWNYYYGHQGGRTQHCPHSWLLVSADTGLERRQDWFWLRYYTKGRMDGPGKPPVVDDALISRTLFFVTAPYDMRGIGIFALRYDSPKLEDNWVYVKSVRRTRRLSGGAWVDPVDGLDMLNDEIWIINARPSWYKSFKLLDKRWVLVIANDFVDWQEGAKTVEEEFPSVDLKNWPHWNPALVPGNEWEPREVWVVEGIPPAYHPHSRRVLYADVHAPPTIYIGEGYDKEGKLWKYVQYTIGSNNAETARENRKTQRGKTVRMIPPSPTEETCNGITPEGFYIDFKRRHASHHYDRIWDANPGFGPNDVTLGHLEAAGK
- the hemA gene encoding glutamyl-tRNA reductase, whose translation is MNIVLIGMNHKTAPLELREKLSLLGGNNVHPLEEMMKIPQIKEALYLATCNRVEALASAVDAKDTVERLKEFIFHHGNLPWEEIERCLYVHFDQQAVRHLFRVASSIDSLVMGEPQILGQVKEAYRRAVEHRTTGVILNRVVHHAFRVAKRVRTETEIAGNAVSVSFTAVELAKKIFGALKGKTILLIGAGEMSELAARHLIKYGVDRILIANRTYTRALEMARDFQGSAVEFARLGESLLNADIVISSTGAPGYVINAEMVAAALRRRKNRLLFLMDIAVPRDIDPAAGTIDNVYLYNIDHLQEIVDENLKSRRGEAEKAEAIIDEEVLKYKEWFSALEAVPTIVSLREKVEGIMKGELGRSLSWMQNLSAEQRKNVEILTSSILNKILHDPIVAIKEESQNGGALPYIAALRRLFRLDDG
- a CDS encoding 16S rRNA (uracil(1498)-N(3))-methyltransferase, with amino-acid sequence MTIPRIYFPENVEKGDRCKLTEENLRYVKSVLRMRNGDRLLLFDGTGFECEALIRHFTPRDVTVEIVKKERLPDKAIRIALFQALPKANKMDFIIRKATELGVDTIIPFHSARAIPRLSPEMTILKTSRWQKIAHEAARQCGASSVPKIRKILSFAEVLRYPQGEALRIILWEGESETGLKQVLQNKGHEGIKDFFIIIGPEGGFLQEEVDRAIAYGFIPVGLGRQILKVETAALAILSIIQYEKGMTYDIKH
- the ccsA gene encoding cytochrome c biogenesis protein CcsA; this translates as MTDVLFYKVALITYLLSTVGYITSLLVRRVLVARVSTWFLFTAFTIHTVSLVFRSLKTGHSPVIGFHETLSFFAWVMTATYLALQLKTKTRVFGAFVSPVVFLLVIVASIRLGGDVSLPAALQGGLVPVHVILSVTGEALFVLASCAGAMYLIQESFIKNKKVKSFSRLLPSLKDLDKINHLCLLWGFPLLTSGILVGSIWARTVWGSHWQWDPKQIWTLLAWIFYAILLHQRLALGWKGQKVALLSILALSFLLASFVIVSLFFTTVHSFI
- a CDS encoding bifunctional precorrin-2 dehydrogenase/sirohydrochlorin ferrochelatase, whose translation is MKYYPICLQVTDKKCIVVGGGEVAERKVKRLVECGARVVVVGKILTPFLKAMTGEGRIEHIDADYDEAYIHDAFLVIGATDRDEVNERICGEARERKILVNIVDDPARCDFILPSLFQRGDLLLAISTGGKSPALARKLREELEGHYGPEYATLLTILGKLREKIVVGGRPSEEKRRLFTAIVNSDILQHIKEKNWDCVEKVIHDIVGVDIDL